Proteins found in one Streptomyces sp. NBC_00461 genomic segment:
- a CDS encoding HipA family kinase, with protein sequence MLREVTADRYIEPLRSGGSVPGVVEADDLGTYVVKFTGSAQGRKALVAEVVVGELARALGLRFPELVLVHFDPAIADSEPHQEVRELHSASAGVNLGMDFLPGAKDFTPELAKSFPVDPLEAGRIVWLDALTVNVDRTVHSSNLMVWPTLGTVPPRLWLIDHGAALVFHHRWDGADPAKRYDFRHHALGHYAPDVTAADAELAAKVTRELLRDIAAEVPDAWLAGEEGFATPDDVRSAYVDYLHARVEASAAWLPTDFPTREELAAEEALRAARTEQGRPKWLKRVPDLHGEPAAEQDWSVHLG encoded by the coding sequence ATGCTGAGGGAGGTCACCGCGGACCGATACATCGAGCCCCTGCGCTCCGGCGGCTCCGTGCCCGGAGTCGTCGAGGCCGACGACCTGGGCACGTACGTCGTGAAGTTCACCGGCTCCGCCCAGGGCCGCAAGGCGCTGGTCGCCGAGGTGGTCGTCGGCGAGCTGGCCCGCGCCCTCGGACTGCGCTTCCCCGAGCTGGTCCTCGTCCACTTCGACCCGGCGATCGCCGACAGCGAGCCCCACCAGGAGGTGCGGGAACTCCACAGCGCCAGCGCCGGAGTCAACCTCGGCATGGACTTCCTGCCGGGCGCCAAGGACTTCACCCCGGAGCTGGCGAAGAGCTTCCCGGTCGACCCGCTGGAGGCGGGCCGGATCGTCTGGCTCGACGCGCTGACGGTGAACGTGGACCGCACCGTCCACAGCTCGAACCTCATGGTCTGGCCCACGCTCGGCACCGTGCCGCCACGCCTGTGGCTGATCGACCACGGGGCCGCGCTCGTCTTCCACCACCGCTGGGACGGCGCGGATCCCGCCAAGCGGTACGACTTCCGGCATCACGCCCTCGGCCACTACGCCCCCGACGTGACAGCGGCCGACGCCGAACTGGCGGCGAAGGTGACGCGCGAGCTGCTGCGGGACATCGCGGCGGAGGTGCCCGACGCCTGGCTGGCCGGCGAGGAGGGCTTCGCGACCCCGGACGACGTCCGCTCCGCGTACGTGGACTACCTCCACGCGCGCGTGGAGGCCTCCGCGGCCTGGCTTCCCACAGACTTCCCCACCCGGGAGGAACTCGCCGCCGAGGAGGCCCTGCGCGCGGCGAGGACGGAGCAGGGCCGCCCGAAGTGGCTGAAGCGGGTCCCCGACCTGCACGGCGAACCGGCGGCGGAACAGGATTGGTCGGTGCACCTCGGATGA
- a CDS encoding SelT/SelW/SelH family protein, whose protein sequence is MSPVVQIEYCTQCRWLPRAAWLAQELLTTFETELTELSLKPGTGGVFVVRVDDEVVWDRREQGFPEPTAVKRAVRDRVAPEKSLGHSDKPAS, encoded by the coding sequence ATGAGTCCCGTCGTACAGATCGAGTACTGCACCCAGTGCCGCTGGCTGCCCCGCGCGGCCTGGCTGGCGCAGGAGCTGCTCACCACCTTCGAGACGGAGCTGACCGAGCTGTCGCTCAAGCCCGGCACCGGTGGCGTCTTCGTCGTGCGGGTCGACGACGAGGTGGTCTGGGACCGCCGCGAACAGGGCTTTCCCGAGCCGACGGCCGTGAAGCGCGCCGTACGCGACCGAGTGGCCCCGGAGAAATCCCTGGGCCACTCGGACAAGCCTGCGTCCTGA